In Nitrospira sp., one genomic interval encodes:
- a CDS encoding thiazole biosynthesis protein, translating to MGKPRPAPLRERDITRHIAREYYKEFDQLIESDVIIVGAGPSGLICAHDLGRMGFRTLVLEQSLALGGGFWSGGYLMNKATICAPAHKILKEIGVPCKQIKECPGMYMVDPPHATGALIAAAYDAGAKIMNLTRVVDLILRREGVLEGVVVNSTTAEMAGHDIIHVDPIALESKIVVDATGHDAIVVNLLHKRGLYQQVPGNGAMWVARSEEEIMDRTGEVSPNCFVIGLAVAAVFGTPRMGPAFGSMLLSGRYGAELIHKKLRQK from the coding sequence ATGGGGAAACCAAGACCGGCACCGTTACGGGAGCGTGACATCACCCGCCATATCGCGCGGGAATACTATAAAGAATTCGATCAACTCATTGAGAGCGACGTCATCATCGTCGGCGCCGGCCCGTCCGGGTTGATCTGTGCCCACGATTTGGGCCGAATGGGATTTCGTACGCTGGTGCTGGAACAAAGTTTGGCGCTCGGCGGTGGGTTCTGGTCCGGCGGCTACCTGATGAACAAGGCCACCATTTGCGCCCCGGCCCATAAAATCCTGAAAGAGATCGGCGTGCCTTGCAAGCAGATCAAGGAATGTCCCGGCATGTACATGGTGGATCCCCCGCATGCTACCGGAGCCCTGATTGCCGCCGCCTATGACGCCGGAGCCAAGATCATGAACCTGACGCGGGTGGTCGACTTGATCTTGCGCCGGGAAGGGGTCCTCGAAGGCGTGGTCGTCAACAGCACCACGGCGGAGATGGCCGGCCACGATATCATCCATGTCGATCCGATCGCGCTGGAGAGTAAAATCGTGGTCGACGCGACGGGCCATGACGCCATCGTCGTCAACCTGCTCCACAAGCGCGGCCTGTACCAGCAGGTGCCGGGCAACGGAGCCATGTGGGTGGCCCGCTCGGAAGAAGAAATCATGGATCGCACCGGTGAAGTTTCGCCGAATTGCTTCGTCATCGGACTGGCCGTCGCCGCCGTCTTCGGCACGCCCCGCATGGGCCCGGCCTTCGGCTCCATGCTCCTATCGGGGCGCTACGGCGCCGAGTTGATTCACAAGAAATTACGGCAGAAGTAG
- a CDS encoding tetratricopeptide repeat protein, translating into MDVQDFLVQGEGSDEDKREAWQLFQQAYEQQMKGQLEEAVALYKQSLERHQTAEAYTFLGWTYSFMGKLDEAIEECHKAISCDPDFGNPYNDIGAYLIEKGDLDEAIPWFQKAMQARRYESPAFPHLNLGRVYERQGKWTEAIDCYKQALVLNPEYSLAKKALGRLISSLN; encoded by the coding sequence ATGGATGTTCAAGATTTTTTAGTGCAGGGCGAAGGCAGCGACGAAGACAAGCGCGAAGCCTGGCAACTGTTCCAGCAGGCCTACGAACAGCAGATGAAGGGACAGTTGGAGGAGGCTGTCGCACTGTACAAACAGTCGCTGGAACGGCACCAAACCGCCGAAGCCTATACCTTCCTCGGCTGGACCTACAGTTTCATGGGCAAGCTGGATGAGGCGATCGAGGAGTGCCATAAGGCCATTTCCTGCGACCCGGATTTTGGAAACCCCTACAACGACATCGGGGCCTACCTGATCGAGAAGGGCGACCTGGATGAAGCCATTCCCTGGTTTCAAAAGGCCATGCAAGCTAGGCGATACGAAAGCCCCGCGTTCCCCCATCTGAACCTGGGCCGCGTGTATGAGCGTCAGGGCAAATGGACCGAGGCTATCGACTGTTACAAACAGGCCCTCGTGCTGAATCCGGAGTACAGCCTAGCCAAGAAGGCCCTGGGACGACTGATCAGTTCACTCAATTGA
- a CDS encoding histidine kinase: MSGTVLVAVTDIFFYTKVRDALRPQGYTLERIRSQEQVAETLASTQPDAMILNMNDLVIDAFAALHTVRTSSLTPGLPVLAFANHEEVDTWNRAKELGVTKIVSRNEFSARTKELVEEITRIAS; encoded by the coding sequence ATGAGCGGGACCGTCCTCGTCGCCGTAACCGACATTTTCTTCTACACCAAGGTGCGGGACGCCCTGCGGCCGCAGGGATACACCTTGGAGCGGATCCGAAGCCAGGAGCAGGTGGCCGAAACACTCGCCTCTACGCAGCCGGACGCCATGATCTTGAACATGAACGACCTTGTCATCGACGCCTTTGCGGCGCTGCACACCGTGAGAACCTCGTCTCTCACGCCGGGACTTCCCGTCCTCGCCTTCGCCAACCATGAGGAAGTGGACACCTGGAACCGTGCCAAGGAGTTGGGGGTCACCAAGATCGTCTCGCGCAATGAGTTTTCAGCTCGCACGAAGGAACTCGTCGAAGAAATCACGAGGATCGCATCATGA
- a CDS encoding aminomethyl transferase family protein, which translates to MKQSRLHPIHAQLGATFEAIAGWEIPAHYGDWRTEYQAVRTAVGLADLSPRGKVRVTGEDRVKWLQGIISNDILPLQPGQGRYSSFLTHKGKMITYFRCYLQTDAVWLEDVGEIGDHTFTALRKFLLYGTKAKMENCGESWGLLLVSGPNAARTVQAAFGVDCRDLLPLHFVAAQIGGQPALVIRTEETGEVDLELLLPSEGLLAAWNALMEAGAAFGIKPTGGQAREALRMEAGLPKAGPDLNEEIVPPEANLEGKAFSLNKGCYPGQEVVARMDTYGNVRRHLVGLLLHDATVPTRGAKLFSGDREVGWVSSATFSPHQNAVLAFGFPLRDFSAPDTALTVEIDGKKHDATVKALPLYRRA; encoded by the coding sequence ATGAAGCAATCGCGCCTTCATCCCATTCATGCACAGCTCGGCGCCACATTCGAAGCAATCGCAGGCTGGGAGATCCCGGCACATTATGGAGATTGGCGCACGGAATATCAGGCGGTCCGCACCGCCGTCGGCCTGGCGGACCTCTCCCCTCGTGGGAAGGTGCGCGTGACCGGCGAGGATCGCGTGAAATGGCTGCAAGGGATCATCAGCAACGATATTCTCCCGCTGCAGCCTGGCCAAGGCCGCTATTCGAGCTTCCTGACACACAAGGGGAAAATGATCACCTACTTCCGCTGCTATCTCCAGACGGACGCGGTGTGGCTGGAAGACGTCGGCGAAATCGGCGACCACACCTTCACCGCCCTGCGTAAGTTTCTTCTGTACGGCACCAAGGCCAAGATGGAAAACTGCGGAGAGAGCTGGGGGTTGCTGTTGGTCAGCGGTCCCAACGCGGCGCGCACCGTACAAGCCGCCTTCGGTGTAGACTGTCGCGATCTCCTGCCGCTTCATTTTGTCGCCGCGCAGATCGGGGGACAACCTGCACTGGTCATCCGAACAGAGGAAACCGGTGAAGTCGACCTGGAACTGTTGCTCCCGTCCGAGGGGCTGCTGGCGGCATGGAATGCCCTCATGGAAGCAGGAGCTGCCTTTGGGATCAAACCCACCGGCGGTCAAGCGAGAGAAGCCCTCCGCATGGAAGCCGGCCTTCCGAAGGCCGGGCCGGATCTCAACGAGGAAATCGTTCCGCCGGAAGCCAATCTGGAAGGCAAGGCTTTCAGCTTGAACAAGGGTTGCTACCCCGGACAAGAGGTGGTGGCCCGCATGGACACCTACGGCAATGTGCGCCGGCATCTCGTCGGGCTGCTCCTCCACGATGCCACCGTCCCGACAAGAGGAGCCAAGCTCTTCAGCGGCGACCGCGAAGTGGGTTGGGTCAGCAGCGCGACCTTCTCACCGCATCAGAACGCCGTTCTGGCATTCGGCTTCCCTCTGCGGGATTTCTCCGCGCCGGACACGGCGCTTACGGTGGAGATCGACGGCAAGAAGCACGACGCGACGGTGAAGGCGCTGCCCCTCTACCGCCGCGCGTAA
- a CDS encoding nuclear transport factor 2 family protein: MIEQRIEEITRANLAFYAAFESLDMLQMDKVWAHLEYVTCIHPGWSLRSDWPAVRDSWVLIFNNTFSMKFELTDVQVQVAGDLGWVICTENLTSRQGDKPVESRVLATNLFERIGDEWLMIHHHGSPVMG, encoded by the coding sequence GTGATCGAGCAACGAATCGAAGAAATTACCCGTGCGAATCTCGCCTTTTATGCCGCCTTTGAAAGTCTGGACATGCTTCAGATGGATAAGGTGTGGGCACACCTCGAATACGTCACCTGTATCCATCCTGGCTGGAGTCTGCGGAGTGATTGGCCGGCCGTGCGTGATTCCTGGGTGTTGATCTTCAACAACACCTTCTCCATGAAGTTTGAGCTGACCGACGTGCAGGTGCAGGTCGCGGGCGATCTCGGGTGGGTGATCTGCACCGAAAATCTCACCAGTCGCCAGGGAGACAAGCCCGTGGAGAGCCGGGTTTTGGCGACCAATCTGTTCGAACGCATCGGCGACGAGTGGCTGATGATCCATCACCACGGTAGCCCTGTGATGGGCTGA
- a CDS encoding sigma-54-dependent Fis family transcriptional regulator, which produces MRVLLVEDHIDIRRLFEQVIQARGHDVTACADGDSAWEAFAHRPHELVLLDWELRGSHIDGLQLCQNIRSSSGGERCVIVMITAHDSPESLRAALQAGVNDYLVKPVGIEFLKLRLTIAEQWVENVRRRFAAEDHAQVLQSQLADQGKFHDLIGRSQAMMALYADIQRVAAVDATVLIEGETGTGKELVARAIHLSSRRASQPFLAVNCAGFTDSILGSQLFGHKKGAFTGAIDNQQGVFEAAEGGTIFLDEIGDISFAVQTSLLRVLQEREVTRLGESRPRKVDVRVLAATHHNLLEDMEQGTFRKDLLYRIKVARLHLTPLRERPDDIPYLVHAFLGQFRSVMEKPVHQVSQEALQVLVTYAWPGNVRELKSAVESAMIHCKGSVLMVEDLPAEIRNPATGTAFIPLQRQDERTRMMGALRQTGGNRSEAARLLGMSRRTFYRRLAEYDIFDPADSISDQPLEPLT; this is translated from the coding sequence ATGCGCGTGCTTCTGGTGGAAGACCATATCGATATCCGCCGGCTGTTCGAGCAGGTGATCCAGGCGCGCGGCCATGACGTGACGGCCTGCGCCGACGGCGATTCGGCATGGGAGGCCTTCGCCCATCGGCCCCATGAACTGGTGCTGCTCGACTGGGAATTGCGCGGCAGCCATATCGACGGTCTCCAATTGTGCCAGAACATACGGTCCAGCTCCGGCGGCGAACGTTGCGTCATCGTGATGATCACCGCGCACGATTCACCGGAGTCCCTGCGCGCGGCACTCCAGGCCGGCGTCAACGACTACTTGGTCAAGCCGGTCGGAATCGAGTTTCTGAAGTTGCGGCTGACGATCGCCGAACAGTGGGTCGAAAACGTTCGGCGTCGGTTTGCCGCGGAGGACCACGCGCAGGTCCTGCAGTCTCAACTGGCTGATCAGGGTAAGTTCCACGACTTGATCGGCCGGAGTCAGGCGATGATGGCCCTCTATGCAGACATTCAGAGGGTTGCGGCAGTGGATGCCACGGTGTTGATCGAGGGGGAGACGGGCACCGGCAAGGAACTGGTGGCACGGGCGATTCACCTCTCCAGTCGACGAGCGTCCCAGCCCTTCCTGGCCGTGAACTGTGCGGGATTTACTGACTCGATCCTCGGCAGCCAACTCTTCGGCCACAAGAAGGGCGCCTTTACGGGGGCGATCGACAACCAGCAAGGGGTCTTCGAGGCAGCCGAGGGCGGGACCATCTTTCTGGATGAAATCGGCGATATTTCCTTCGCGGTCCAAACCAGCCTGCTTCGGGTGTTGCAGGAGCGAGAGGTGACACGCTTAGGGGAGTCGAGGCCGCGGAAGGTCGATGTACGGGTGCTGGCCGCCACCCACCACAATCTGCTGGAGGATATGGAGCAGGGAACCTTCCGGAAGGATCTGCTGTATCGCATCAAGGTGGCCCGCCTGCACCTCACGCCCCTACGGGAGCGACCGGACGACATTCCTTATTTGGTGCATGCATTCCTGGGGCAATTCCGGTCGGTGATGGAGAAGCCGGTCCATCAGGTCAGCCAGGAGGCGTTGCAGGTGTTGGTGACCTACGCCTGGCCCGGCAATGTCCGTGAACTCAAGAGTGCGGTGGAATCGGCCATGATCCATTGCAAAGGCTCGGTCCTGATGGTCGAGGATTTGCCGGCGGAGATTCGCAACCCTGCGACCGGGACCGCGTTTATTCCACTGCAGCGACAAGATGAACGAACTCGCATGATGGGGGCGCTTCGACAAACGGGCGGAAACCGGTCCGAAGCCGCCCGATTGCTGGGCATGAGCCGCCGGACTTTCTATCGGCGGTTGGCCGAGTACGACATCTTCGACCCGGCCGATTCGATCAGCGACCAACCACTCGAGCCCCTAACCTGA
- a CDS encoding PAS domain S-box protein, protein MWCTAILLVTTVVFALDWATPLGHAVWLLYLLPLWMTALQAKPKVLVGYASSVTLLMAVGFLGSPQGVEPGVALVNRLLGVAMVWGATGLLSRQQKTEVALRVANSRLEEQVSEQTRSLIAANERLTLQLSEQKRVETALRESQERFELAAEGAHVGVWEWELTTGAAFYSPRWKGQLGCAAHEIEPTIAAWASRLHPDDRARALAAVALHRDGQSKQYRLDHRLLHADGSYRWIAAFGGGVRDEQGRMARMSGIHLDVTARKQAEEALRDSEERYRRLVEHVGDIIYRTDADGRFVYCNPTSLRVLGYLPEELLGRHYLEIVQPHWRSRAERFYGRQFVRRKPRSVYEVPVVTKDGREVWLGQHAQLLLEGEKVTGFQVVARDTTERKQVELALQESEEQFSKAFHASPAGMAISRLEDGRVLDVNEAFMRISGFQREELVGLSSLDVGIWVNPEDRRQLADLLRRDGFLRNLEKEFRTKSGEVRHGLFNVEPVSLRHEDCLLTLVLDITRRKEAEAALSRSQAVLQAHQDALMRLTKSEHIGSGDWQAALEELMETSAKVLAADRASVWLLDRSGETLDCAELYERGPGRHSTGQRLYVAQYPRYLAELLQEQVVDAHDAVRDPRTRELLLPYLRELEITSLLDVPIFFGGQLAGVVCHERGGDAREWSPEETQFATSIGNLVTLAYEAKQRQEAEAALTMAKEAAEAANRAKSDFLATMSHEIRTPMNAIVGMADLLLETPLSEDQREYVEIFRDAGSNLLSLINDVLDLSKIEAGHLDLDLVEFDLNDLVQRAAELVAVRAMEKDLELAYQIQPDVPTSLIGDPNRLRQVLLNLLGNAVKFTEEGEVVLRVERNPDDDGPGHLLFTIRDTGIGIPPEKLHAIFERFTQVDSSITRQYSGTGLGLTISRRLIERMGGKIEVASEVSKGSTFRLTAKFAVPAQPSGSTPPAQWEQLAGLRTLIVDDNATNRLIVRETLMGWGIPAAEAPGGEEALMELSRAAQAGMPYRLVILDVRMPKMSGWQVADTIARTPGFAAPAIIMLTSERRAGDQMRARESGIVRYLTKPFRRSDLFNGMMAAIGKAPEYEAESRSPQTGASANGAGGLRLLLAEDFVDNRRMIEFYFRSTPHRVDTAPNGQVAVEMFTRGAYDLVLMDIQMPVLDGYSATKAIRAWERAQGRPPVPILALTANALQGEIQRSLSAGCTAHLTKPIRKARLLEAIQLYAQTASLAGRFNAEFHAEPVVLQVSAEFESLMPGFLAHRRQDLSQLAEALAVQDFEQIRAIGHGIKGAGGTYGLMAISVFGHTLEAAALHGNGAEIQATIDSLTRYLDRLQVVFI, encoded by the coding sequence ATGTGGTGTACTGCGATCCTGTTAGTGACCACGGTGGTCTTTGCACTGGATTGGGCGACGCCCTTAGGCCATGCTGTCTGGCTCCTCTACCTCCTGCCGCTCTGGATGACGGCGTTACAGGCTAAGCCCAAGGTTCTGGTGGGGTATGCATCGTCGGTGACCCTGTTGATGGCGGTCGGGTTTCTCGGGTCTCCTCAGGGCGTCGAGCCTGGAGTGGCCCTCGTCAACCGTCTCCTTGGCGTGGCGATGGTGTGGGGGGCCACCGGCCTGCTCTCTCGACAGCAGAAGACGGAGGTTGCCTTGCGGGTGGCGAATAGCCGCTTGGAAGAGCAGGTCTCCGAGCAGACGAGGAGCCTGATTGCGGCCAACGAGCGACTGACTTTGCAGTTGTCCGAACAGAAACGGGTGGAAACGGCCTTGCGCGAAAGCCAGGAACGATTCGAACTGGCGGCGGAAGGGGCGCATGTCGGAGTCTGGGAGTGGGAGCTCACGACGGGGGCTGCCTTTTATTCTCCTCGTTGGAAAGGCCAACTCGGCTGTGCCGCTCACGAGATCGAGCCGACCATTGCCGCCTGGGCGTCTCGTCTTCATCCGGATGATCGGGCGCGGGCATTGGCTGCCGTAGCCCTCCATCGGGACGGACAGAGCAAACAATATCGCCTCGACCACCGTCTCCTCCATGCTGATGGGTCCTATCGCTGGATCGCCGCCTTCGGTGGCGGCGTGCGCGATGAGCAGGGGCGCATGGCGCGGATGAGCGGCATCCATTTAGATGTGACGGCGCGAAAACAGGCAGAAGAAGCGTTGCGAGACAGCGAGGAGCGGTACCGTCGGTTGGTGGAGCATGTGGGCGATATCATCTATCGCACCGATGCCGACGGACGGTTCGTCTACTGCAACCCCACATCCCTGCGGGTCTTGGGGTATCTGCCCGAGGAATTGCTGGGGCGGCACTATCTCGAGATCGTGCAGCCGCACTGGCGGTCACGGGCCGAACGTTTCTATGGCCGGCAGTTCGTACGGCGCAAACCTCGTTCGGTGTACGAGGTGCCGGTCGTGACCAAGGATGGGCGCGAGGTCTGGCTGGGGCAACATGCGCAACTGTTGCTGGAGGGGGAGAAGGTCACCGGGTTTCAGGTGGTGGCCCGCGACACCACGGAACGGAAACAGGTGGAACTGGCGCTGCAGGAAAGCGAAGAGCAGTTCTCCAAAGCGTTTCATGCCAGTCCGGCGGGAATGGCGATCAGCCGGTTGGAAGACGGACGTGTGCTGGATGTGAATGAAGCCTTCATGCGTATCTCGGGCTTCCAGCGCGAAGAACTGGTCGGGTTGTCTTCATTGGATGTCGGGATTTGGGTGAATCCCGAGGATCGCCGGCAGTTGGCGGATCTGCTTCGGCGCGACGGCTTCCTGCGCAACCTGGAAAAAGAATTCCGCACCAAAAGCGGCGAGGTCCGGCACGGACTATTCAACGTCGAACCCGTCTCTCTACGACATGAGGATTGTCTGCTGACGCTGGTGCTGGACATTACACGCCGCAAGGAAGCGGAGGCGGCCCTGTCGCGTAGCCAGGCGGTATTGCAGGCGCACCAGGACGCCTTGATGCGCCTCACGAAGAGCGAGCACATCGGGTCCGGAGACTGGCAGGCGGCCTTGGAAGAATTGATGGAAACCTCGGCCAAGGTTTTGGCGGCGGATCGGGCCAGCGTCTGGCTGTTGGATCGGAGTGGGGAGACGTTGGACTGCGCCGAGTTATATGAACGCGGGCCTGGGCGGCACTCCACAGGGCAGCGCCTCTACGTGGCGCAGTATCCGCGATATCTGGCGGAACTGCTGCAGGAGCAGGTCGTCGATGCGCACGATGCCGTGCGCGATCCGAGAACCCGCGAACTGCTCCTGCCGTACTTGCGGGAGTTGGAAATCACTTCGCTCCTGGATGTGCCCATCTTTTTCGGCGGTCAACTGGCGGGCGTCGTCTGCCACGAGCGGGGCGGGGACGCGCGGGAATGGAGTCCCGAAGAAACACAATTTGCCACCTCGATAGGCAACCTGGTGACCCTGGCCTACGAAGCGAAACAGCGTCAAGAAGCCGAAGCCGCCTTGACGATGGCCAAAGAAGCGGCCGAAGCCGCCAATCGGGCCAAAAGCGATTTTCTGGCGACGATGAGCCACGAGATTCGCACGCCGATGAACGCCATCGTCGGCATGGCCGACCTGCTGCTGGAGACGCCGCTCAGCGAGGATCAACGGGAATATGTCGAGATCTTCCGCGATGCCGGCAGCAACCTGCTGAGCTTGATCAACGATGTGCTCGACCTGTCGAAAATCGAGGCCGGGCATCTCGATTTGGACCTCGTCGAATTCGATCTGAACGATCTGGTCCAGCGGGCCGCCGAGCTGGTCGCCGTGCGCGCCATGGAAAAGGATCTGGAGTTGGCCTACCAGATTCAGCCGGATGTGCCGACCTCGCTGATAGGCGACCCCAACCGCTTACGGCAGGTTCTGCTCAATCTGTTGGGCAATGCCGTGAAGTTCACGGAAGAAGGCGAAGTCGTGTTGCGGGTGGAGCGCAATCCCGACGACGACGGGCCGGGCCATCTCCTCTTCACTATTCGGGATACGGGCATCGGGATTCCGCCGGAGAAATTGCACGCCATTTTCGAGCGCTTCACCCAAGTCGATTCGTCGATCACGCGACAATACAGCGGGACGGGTCTCGGCTTGACGATTTCCCGGCGACTGATCGAACGGATGGGCGGCAAGATCGAGGTCGCGAGCGAGGTGAGCAAGGGAAGCACCTTTCGGCTGACCGCCAAGTTCGCGGTTCCGGCCCAACCGTCCGGCTCGACTCCGCCCGCGCAATGGGAACAGCTCGCGGGGTTGCGCACCTTGATCGTCGACGACAACGCGACGAATCGCCTGATCGTTCGCGAGACCCTGATGGGCTGGGGAATTCCCGCCGCGGAAGCGCCCGGCGGCGAGGAGGCGTTGATGGAGCTGTCGCGGGCCGCTCAGGCGGGCATGCCCTACCGGCTGGTGATTTTGGACGTGCGGATGCCGAAGATGAGCGGATGGCAGGTGGCCGATACCATCGCCCGGACACCAGGATTCGCGGCCCCGGCGATCATCATGTTGACTTCGGAGCGGCGGGCGGGCGATCAGATGCGGGCCCGCGAGAGTGGAATCGTGCGGTATCTCACGAAGCCGTTCCGGCGTTCCGATCTCTTCAACGGGATGATGGCGGCGATCGGCAAGGCCCCGGAGTATGAGGCGGAGTCGCGGTCGCCGCAGACCGGGGCTTCCGCGAACGGTGCGGGCGGGTTACGCCTCCTGTTGGCCGAAGACTTCGTCGACAACCGCCGTATGATCGAGTTTTATTTCCGATCCACGCCCCATCGGGTGGACACGGCGCCGAACGGCCAGGTGGCGGTTGAGATGTTCACACGGGGGGCCTATGATCTGGTGCTCATGGATATCCAAATGCCGGTCCTGGATGGGTACAGCGCCACCAAGGCCATTAGGGCTTGGGAACGTGCGCAGGGTCGTCCTCCGGTTCCGATTCTCGCGTTGACGGCCAATGCCTTGCAGGGGGAGATTCAGCGGAGCCTGTCCGCCGGCTGCACGGCGCACTTGACGAAGCCGATCCGCAAGGCGCGGCTGTTGGAAGCGATTCAGCTCTATGCGCAGACGGCCTCTCTGGCAGGCCGATTCAACGCAGAGTTCCATGCCGAACCGGTGGTCTTACAGGTCAGCGCGGAGTTTGAAAGTCTCATGCCGGGATTTCTCGCGCATCGACGGCAAGACCTCTCGCAACTCGCGGAGGCGTTGGCCGTTCAAGACTTCGAGCAGATCCGTGCCATCGGTCACGGTATCAAGGGAGCGGGAGGGACCTACGGCTTGATGGCCATCAGCGTCTTTGGGCATACGTTGGAGGCCGCGGCGTTGCATGGGAACGGGGCTGAAATCCAGGCGACGATCGACTCCTTGACTCGTTATCTGGACCGGCTGCAGGTCGTGTTTATCTAG
- a CDS encoding ABC transporter ATP-binding protein: MGDVAISVRGLTKQYAIAGVRHDTLRDQLVHLCRSLAGATRREPTGHRTFQALHDVSFEVAEGEVLGIIGHNGAGKSTLLKVLSRITEPTAGEVDIYGRVTSLLEVGTGFHAELTGRENIYLNAAMLGMRKSETDRRLEAIVEFSGTQQFIDTPVKRYSSGMYVRLAFSVAAHLDPEILIVDEVLSVGDGAFQKKCLGKMDEARRDGRTVILVSHDLPVVANLCQRALLLRQGAIVGDGPPQQVIEQYMSEAFAGSEVSLADRKDRYTHHELMVQAITFHNEKLEPVQPAFSGQHLVVRVHYACHVQKTFNDMRVMVVVNRDERTVCILSTDLVDRAPLTLEGRGYVDFHVPHLPLCGGRYFLHVAIESHTLTQDWVQYAAELQVLDGDYYGTGRMYPHEGWRGKGMFVDHSWNLQRIV; this comes from the coding sequence ATGGGTGACGTGGCGATTTCGGTGCGTGGGTTGACGAAGCAATATGCCATCGCTGGCGTCCGCCACGATACCTTGCGAGATCAGCTCGTGCATCTCTGCCGTTCTCTGGCGGGGGCAACCAGAAGGGAACCAACCGGCCACCGTACCTTCCAGGCGCTGCACGACGTCTCGTTTGAGGTGGCTGAAGGGGAAGTTCTGGGTATTATCGGCCACAATGGAGCGGGCAAGAGCACGTTGTTGAAGGTTCTCTCGCGGATTACGGAACCGACGGCCGGCGAAGTGGACATTTATGGGCGCGTGACCTCTCTATTGGAAGTAGGGACTGGCTTTCATGCGGAACTTACCGGACGTGAGAACATCTACCTGAACGCCGCGATGTTGGGGATGCGGAAGAGCGAGACCGATCGCCGGCTCGAAGCGATCGTGGAGTTTTCTGGGACGCAGCAGTTTATCGATACGCCGGTGAAGCGATACTCGAGCGGCATGTACGTACGGTTGGCATTTTCCGTGGCCGCCCATCTCGATCCGGAAATTTTGATCGTAGACGAAGTGTTGTCGGTCGGCGACGGCGCATTTCAAAAGAAATGCCTCGGCAAGATGGACGAGGCGCGGCGGGATGGGCGCACTGTCATCCTGGTCAGTCACGATTTGCCGGTTGTGGCCAACTTGTGTCAGCGGGCGCTGCTCCTGCGGCAGGGGGCCATTGTCGGAGACGGGCCTCCGCAGCAGGTGATTGAGCAGTACATGAGCGAGGCATTCGCTGGAAGCGAGGTGTCGCTGGCCGACCGGAAGGACCGTTATACCCATCACGAACTGATGGTCCAAGCGATTACATTTCATAATGAGAAATTAGAGCCGGTCCAGCCTGCGTTCTCGGGCCAACATCTCGTGGTGCGGGTGCACTATGCTTGCCACGTTCAGAAGACTTTCAATGATATGCGCGTGATGGTAGTGGTGAATCGGGATGAGCGTACGGTCTGTATTCTCTCTACCGATCTCGTCGATCGTGCGCCCCTCACGCTTGAAGGCCGCGGATACGTGGACTTCCACGTACCTCACCTGCCGCTGTGTGGAGGGCGATATTTCCTGCATGTGGCGATAGAGAGTCATACGCTGACGCAGGATTGGGTCCAGTATGCGGCTGAACTCCAAGTGCTGGACGGAGATTATTATGGAACCGGCAGAATGTATCCTCACGAAGGATGGCGCGGGAAGGGCATGTTTGTCGATCATAGCTGGAACCTCCAAAGGATAGTCTAG
- a CDS encoding ABC transporter permease: MGELHKEPRTPTVRIRPSRGLFHLDLQAIWQYRELLVFLIWRDTKVRYKQAVIGAGWAVFQPLISMLLFTAIFSYLAKLPSEGVPYPLFAYAGLLPWNFIAQATSRSGTSLVGESHLISKVYFPRLIIPLAAAATPAVDLLCALVLMVPLMLWFGVMPGWQIVLFPLFVLIALLATLAVSLWFSALHVKFRDVGHIIPFFVQFWMFASPVVYPVSLIPDRWRVWYSLNPVVGIVEGFRWTLLGQRPPDLATILPSIGIVVVLFVSGVVYFKRMERTFADVI; this comes from the coding sequence ATGGGCGAGCTCCACAAGGAACCTCGCACGCCGACGGTTCGCATCCGTCCGAGTCGAGGGTTGTTCCATTTGGATCTTCAAGCCATCTGGCAGTATCGGGAGTTGCTGGTGTTTCTGATTTGGCGGGATACCAAGGTGCGTTACAAGCAGGCGGTCATCGGGGCTGGATGGGCAGTGTTTCAGCCGCTCATTTCGATGCTTCTATTTACGGCCATTTTCAGTTACCTCGCCAAGTTGCCCTCGGAAGGGGTGCCGTATCCGTTATTTGCCTATGCCGGGTTGCTCCCCTGGAACTTCATTGCCCAGGCGACGAGCCGTAGCGGGACGAGCTTGGTCGGAGAGTCGCATCTCATCAGCAAGGTCTATTTCCCTCGGCTGATCATCCCGTTGGCCGCCGCCGCGACACCGGCGGTCGATCTGCTGTGCGCACTGGTCCTGATGGTTCCGCTGATGCTCTGGTTCGGGGTGATGCCAGGGTGGCAGATCGTTCTGTTTCCCCTTTTTGTGCTCATTGCGTTGCTCGCCACATTGGCGGTCAGCCTCTGGTTCTCAGCGTTGCACGTGAAGTTCCGCGACGTGGGGCATATCATTCCGTTCTTTGTGCAGTTCTGGATGTTCGCCTCGCCGGTGGTCTACCCAGTGAGTTTGATCCCTGACCGGTGGCGGGTGTGGTACAGCTTAAATCCTGTAGTGGGTATCGTGGAGGGGTTCCGATGGACGCTCCTGGGGCAACGCCCTCCTGACTTGGCGACCATTCTACCCAGCATCGGCATCGTGGTAGTGCTCTTTGTAAGCGGTGTGGTCTACTTCAAGCGGATGGAACGAACCTTCGCGGATGTGATCTGA